A genomic segment from Brassica napus cultivar Da-Ae unplaced genomic scaffold, Da-Ae ScsIHWf_802;HRSCAF=1149, whole genome shotgun sequence encodes:
- the LOC125605795 gene encoding heavy metal-associated isoprenylated plant protein 7-like has protein sequence MGEEEKKQEAPEEKKMEEKKPEEEKKEEGKKVEADEKKGEDSEKKTQEGEATKDAKEDSPPAAPEAPAPPPPPQEIVLKVYMHCEGCARKVRRCLKGFEGVEDVMTDCKAGKVVVKGEKADPLKILARVQRKTHREVVLLSPIPPPSQPPEKKAEEEKPKVEEKKVEPLVVVTVVLKVHMHCEACATEIKKRIMRMKGVESAESDLKASQVTVKGVFEPQKLVEYVYKRTGKHAAVMKIDPPPPPPPEEAAAAAEAEKNEERKGENGGGESKGEEGKDEKAKTDEEKKEGDGSKGEAGENGGGGEEEAKVVEVKKIENPYFYYHYQPPRVAMPPYAYPHSYPPHAYPPQAYPPHAYPPNAYPPHAYPPNAYPPQIFSDENPNACSIM, from the exons atgggAGAG gaagagaagaagcaagaagcaccagaggagaagaaaatggaggagaagaaaccagaagaggagaaaaaagaagaaggaaagaaaGTGGAGGCTGATGAGAAAAAGGGAGAAGATTCTGAAAAGAAAACTCAAGAAGGAGAAGCTACTAAAGATGCCAAAGAGGATTCTCCTCCGGCGGCACCGGAGGCTCCAGCGCCACCTCCACCGCCGCAAGAGATTGTCCTTAAAGTTTACATGCACTGTGAAGGCTGTGCTAGAAAAGTCCGCCGTTGCCTCAAAGGCTTCGAAG GAGTGGAAGATGTGATGACTGACTGTAAAGCGGGTAAAGTGGTGGTGAAGGGAGAAAAAGCTGACCCATTGAAAATCTTAGCCAGAGTTCAAAGGAAGACCCACCGTGAAGTGGTGCTTCTTTCTCCTATTCCTCCGCCATCTCAGCCGCCGGAGAAGAAAGCAGAGGAGGAGAAGCCCAAAGTGGAAGAGAAGAAAGTGGAG CCTCTCGTAGTAGTTACGGTGGTCCTCAAGGTTCACATGCATTGCGAAGCTTGTGCGACGGAGATCAAGAAACGGATCATGAGAATGAAAG GAGTGGAATCTGCTGAATCCGATTTGAAAGCTTCTCAAGTGACGGTGAAAGGAGTGTTCGAACCGCAAAAGCTCGTAGAATACGTTTACAAGCGTACTGGAAAACATGCTGCAGTTATGAAAATTGACCCACCACCTCCGCCGCCACCTGAGGAAGCTGCTGCCGCCGCGGAAGCAGAGAAGAATgaagaaagaaaaggagaaaatggCGGTGGAGAGTCCAAAGGCGAGGAAGGGAAGGACGAGAAAGCAAAGActgatgaagagaagaaagaaggtgACGGCAGCAAAGGTGAAGCGGGGGAGAATGGCGGTGGTGGGGAGGAAGAGGCAAAAGTTGTGGAGGTGAAGAAGATAGAGAATCCATATTTCTACTATCATTATCAGCCGCCGCGTGTGGCAATGCCGCCTTATGCCTATCCTCATTCCTATCCACCCCATGCATATCCTCCTCAAGCATATCCTCCCCATGCATATCCTCCTAATGCATATCCTCCTCATGCATATCCTCCTAATGCATATCCCCCTCAGATATTCAGCGACGAGAATCCAAACGCATGTTCCATAATGTAA